A genomic stretch from Hymenobacter psoromatis includes:
- a CDS encoding sodium:solute symporter: MSPTLILSLVAGYFVVLIIIALLTSRGATSESFFVANRNAPWYMVAFAMIGTSLSGVTFISVPGNVYSKSWSYLAVALGFVAGYLVIGTVLLPLYYRLRLVSIYSYLEQRFGYWSYKTGALFFLISRSLGSALRLYLVAGVLQLAVFDSMGVPFYVTVMVSVFFIYLYTFKGGLKTILWTDTFQTLAMLSCVALSIYYMADELNYSFKQLISSVRASPMSQVYFSDFRDDKFFWKQFASGMFITIVMTGLDQDLMQKNLSCRSLGEAQKNLFWFTPVIVGVNILFLTLGVLLYQYAAAKGIDLAHLPQLLNVRGTLDTDKVFPYLATTQFSLAAGVIFILGIIAVTYASADSALTALTTSFCVDFLNIKQYSEARQTRLRQLTHLGWSVVLVVIILIFRALNEESLIDAVYKAAGFTYGPLLGLFAFGIFTTRRLHERLVLPVCVAGVGLTLLIVSHSVEWLNGYKFGFEILLLNGALIYLGLLLISRPADRTEAAPILS, encoded by the coding sequence ATGTCGCCTACCCTTATCCTGAGCCTGGTTGCGGGCTACTTCGTTGTTCTCATCATCATCGCGCTGCTCACCTCGCGCGGGGCCACGAGCGAAAGCTTCTTCGTGGCCAACCGCAATGCGCCGTGGTACATGGTGGCGTTTGCGATGATTGGGACTTCGCTCTCGGGCGTCACGTTCATCTCGGTGCCGGGCAACGTGTATAGCAAAAGCTGGAGCTATCTGGCTGTGGCATTGGGCTTTGTGGCGGGCTACCTGGTCATTGGCACGGTGCTCCTACCCCTCTACTACCGGCTGAGGCTGGTGAGCATCTACTCCTACCTGGAGCAGCGCTTTGGCTACTGGAGCTACAAGACGGGCGCGCTGTTTTTCCTGATTTCGCGCTCGCTGGGCTCGGCGCTGCGGCTGTACCTGGTGGCGGGCGTGTTGCAGCTAGCGGTGTTCGACTCGATGGGCGTGCCGTTCTACGTCACGGTGATGGTCAGCGTCTTCTTCATTTATCTCTACACGTTTAAGGGAGGGCTCAAGACCATCCTCTGGACCGACACTTTCCAGACGCTGGCCATGCTGAGCTGCGTGGCGCTGAGCATCTACTACATGGCCGATGAGCTGAACTACTCGTTCAAGCAGCTCATTTCGTCGGTGCGCGCGAGCCCGATGTCGCAGGTCTATTTCTCTGATTTTCGGGACGATAAGTTTTTCTGGAAGCAGTTTGCCTCCGGCATGTTCATCACCATCGTGATGACGGGCCTCGACCAGGACCTGATGCAGAAAAACCTGAGCTGCCGCAGCCTCGGCGAGGCTCAGAAAAACCTGTTCTGGTTTACGCCGGTCATTGTGGGCGTCAACATTTTATTCCTCACGCTGGGCGTGCTGCTCTATCAATATGCCGCCGCCAAGGGCATTGACCTCGCCCACCTGCCGCAGTTGCTCAACGTGCGGGGCACGCTCGATACCGACAAGGTTTTCCCGTATCTGGCCACCACGCAGTTTTCGCTGGCGGCGGGCGTCATCTTTATTCTGGGCATTATCGCGGTTACGTATGCCTCGGCCGATTCGGCGCTTACGGCCCTCACGACGTCGTTTTGCGTCGATTTTTTGAATATCAAACAGTATTCCGAGGCGCGGCAAACGCGACTGCGGCAGCTCACGCACTTGGGCTGGTCGGTGGTACTAGTGGTGATTATTCTCATCTTCCGCGCCCTCAACGAGGAGAGCCTCATTGATGCCGTGTATAAGGCGGCGGGCTTCACCTACGGGCCGCTGTTGGGCTTGTTTGCCTTCGGTATTTTCACCACGCGGCGGCTGCATGAGCGGCTCGTGCTGCCGGTGTGCGTGGCGGGGGTAGGGCTCACGCTGCTCATCGTGTCGCACTCCGTGGAGTGGCTGAACGGCTACAAGTTTGGCTTTGAAATCCTGCTTCTTAACGGCGCGCTCATCTACCTGGGCCTACTCTTGATATCACGGCCCGCCGACCGAACCGAAGCGGCACCGATTTTGTCCTAA
- a CDS encoding multidrug ABC transporter ATP-binding protein: MNTSGSDATADLPKPKVNKESLKRSLRIFRFVLPYRAKFLVGLLMLVLSSSTFMAFPWVAGKLVDAANHKAVLLPGGLTLDINRIALLLFTVIVFQGFFSFGRIWFFTQVSEYTVRDIRQALYAKFVQLPIPFFEQNRVGAITSRITSDVAQIQDTFSLTLAELFRQVFTLLGGIAFIMLVSVKLSLFMLVTFPPIVLAAGLFGRKIRTLARTTQQELAHTNTIVEETLQAINSVKAFTNERFETARYQVSLNKVVRAALQSNLYRGGFVSFVIIGLFGGIILVLWRGATLVYTAGPGHLEIGQLVSFIIYTAFIGASVAGLGEMYGKVQSTLGASERILEILDETPEPTLHEPAIGLVPAQIRGDIRYEHVAFRYPTRPDVPVLQDIDFHIKSGEKIALVGPSGAGKSTIAGLLMQFYPLSGGRIVIDGHDVRDYDLTALRRHIGIVPQETLLFGGTIRENIAYGKPGASDAEIIEAAQRANTWQFISAFPEGLDTVVGDRGIKLSGGQRQRVAIARAILKNPAILILDEATSSLDSESEKLVQGALDELMQHRTSLIIAHRLSTIRKVDKILVIDGGRIVEAGSHEELSDREGGLYANLLRLQFELA, translated from the coding sequence ATGAATACCAGTGGCAGCGACGCCACTGCCGACCTGCCCAAACCGAAAGTAAATAAAGAGTCGCTGAAGCGCAGCCTACGGATTTTCCGCTTCGTGCTGCCCTACCGCGCCAAGTTTCTGGTGGGCTTGTTGATGCTGGTGCTCAGCAGCAGCACGTTTATGGCGTTTCCGTGGGTAGCCGGCAAGCTCGTGGACGCCGCCAACCACAAGGCCGTGCTGCTGCCCGGCGGCCTCACGCTCGACATCAACCGCATTGCGCTGCTGCTGTTCACAGTCATCGTGTTTCAGGGATTTTTCTCGTTTGGGCGCATCTGGTTTTTCACGCAGGTGAGCGAGTACACGGTGCGCGATATCCGGCAGGCGCTCTACGCCAAGTTCGTGCAGCTGCCCATTCCGTTTTTTGAGCAAAACCGCGTGGGGGCCATCACCTCGCGCATTACTAGCGACGTGGCCCAGATTCAGGACACATTTTCGCTGACGCTGGCCGAGCTGTTTCGGCAGGTATTCACGCTGCTGGGCGGCATCGCGTTCATCATGCTGGTATCGGTGAAATTGTCGCTGTTTATGCTGGTCACGTTTCCGCCCATTGTGCTGGCGGCTGGGCTGTTTGGGCGCAAAATTCGCACGCTGGCCCGCACCACGCAGCAGGAGTTGGCCCACACCAACACCATTGTGGAGGAAACCTTGCAGGCTATTAATTCGGTGAAGGCGTTCACCAACGAACGGTTTGAAACCGCCCGCTACCAGGTTTCGCTGAACAAGGTGGTGCGGGCCGCGTTGCAAAGCAACCTGTATCGTGGTGGCTTCGTGTCGTTCGTGATTATCGGGCTGTTTGGCGGTATCATTCTGGTACTGTGGCGCGGCGCTACCCTCGTGTACACGGCCGGCCCCGGCCACCTCGAAATCGGCCAGCTGGTGTCGTTTATTATCTACACGGCCTTCATTGGAGCGTCGGTAGCCGGCCTGGGCGAGATGTACGGCAAGGTGCAGAGCACGCTCGGCGCGAGTGAGCGCATCCTCGAAATTCTGGACGAAACACCCGAGCCTACCCTGCATGAGCCGGCTATTGGCCTAGTGCCGGCCCAGATTCGGGGCGACATTCGCTACGAGCACGTGGCCTTTCGCTACCCCACCCGGCCCGACGTGCCGGTGCTGCAAGACATTGATTTTCACATTAAATCGGGCGAAAAAATCGCGCTCGTTGGCCCCAGCGGCGCGGGCAAAAGCACCATTGCGGGCCTGCTCATGCAGTTCTACCCCCTCAGCGGCGGCCGCATTGTCATCGATGGCCACGACGTGCGCGACTACGACCTGACGGCCCTGCGTCGCCACATCGGCATCGTGCCGCAGGAAACGCTACTCTTCGGCGGCACCATCCGCGAAAACATCGCCTACGGCAAGCCCGGTGCCAGCGACGCGGAAATCATCGAAGCCGCCCAGCGCGCCAACACTTGGCAGTTTATCAGTGCCTTCCCCGAAGGCCTCGATACGGTGGTCGGCGACCGGGGTATCAAGCTCTCGGGCGGGCAGCGGCAGCGCGTGGCCATCGCCCGCGCCATCCTGAAAAACCCCGCCATCCTCATCCTGGACGAGGCCACCTCGTCGCTCGATAGCGAGAGCGAAAAGCTCGTGCAAGGCGCGCTCGACGAGCTAATGCAGCACC